Genomic DNA from Peribacillus simplex NBRC 15720 = DSM 1321:
AATAAACTAAACACAATCTCACGATTGCTCTAGAATTCTTAGGATTTCATAGTCATATCATTAACCGTTATCTATGTAAGCTCGGCATTACTCCTCAAGGATAGGGATTTATCGAAAAAAGTGTATGCTAAACTAGCCAATTATAGGAAAAAATTGGTTTAAGCAATGTTATGATCGCACTTTTGGATATCCACATGTCTCATGGAGGTCAACCCTCCCATGTCTCACAGAGTCGATGCTCCTACATTCCTTCGTTCAACCTTTCCATGAGGTGGATGTCGGTCATGCTGCCCCACAGGATCTAAGTCCTCACGTTAGTTGCTTTGCCGACTAATCCGTGCTTCACTTTTAAATGAGTGTTAATTAAATGACCGTGTAACCTTAAAATTCAATGAACTATGCGACTGTTTGATGTACTACAAATGTTGCCATATGAGGGATATCCTTTAACATCTTGTCTTCTTGAAACGTAAATTGTTTTTTACCGATTGAAAACAGAATTCGAATAAGCTTGTTACACAAGGCTATCAGAGATTGCATTTTCTTTAAGGGATTGTGAGAACGTGTTGTGTAATATATATGAAGAGCTTTAAAAGCCTTGTTCTTTGCCACCAGTATCATGGCTGCCCGGAATAAGAGAGCCCTCAATTTCTTTCGTCCCCGTTTGGTAATCTTGGTCTGTCCTTTGTGCTTTCCGGATGTGTTTTCTTTTAAACTTAAACCTGCTAATTTTACGATTTGGCGAGGATGTTGATAGTCTCTGAGGTCGCCGACCTCTGCGAAAAACCCTGCTACTGTATCTCGACCGATTCCTGACACCTCTAACATCTGTGTGACACCTGGGATATGGTCTAATAACTGATCTAATTGATGATCTAATTCTTCGAATTTCACTTGAATAAAATCATACTTCTCTAGTAAAGCTCTCAACTCTAATTTTGCCATAGCTGCCCCTTGACGAATACCAATCGAACGATTGGCTGCTTCTTTGAGTGCTCGTATCTTCTTTAAGCCTATACTGCGTTTTACCACTTGTCTTAAGGAAAGTAAGAGCTCTTCATCCGTATAATTTACAAGTTGATGTGGCAAGGCTTCTAGCTTTAGAAAATGAATAGCTGCCTTGCCTTCCCAACTTTTGAACACTGTCAAAAATTCGGGAAAGTAACGATCAAGCCAGTTATGAACTTGTCCCTGAACGACCTGTAAGTCAACGTTGAGAAGATCGCGAAGTTTTTTGGCCACTCGGAGTTCTGCATAAATTCCTTGTGGAATTGTTGGTTCGGCATATCTTCCGTCTTTGACTAATTGTGCGATGACTTTTGCATCTTTCACGTCATTCTTTGTAGGTGAATTATCGTCTAATTCTTTACTTCGTTTAACATGTAGTGGATTGACAGATACGAACTTAATATTATTCTCTTTTAGAAGATGAGCTAGATTTAACCAGTAGTGACCGGTTGGCTCCATGCCTACAATCACTTGATTTAACTTACACTCTTTAACAAGTTGGTTAATCCAATCTAGAAACGAATGAAATCCTGCTTTCGTATTTTCAAAGAAACACGTTTTACCCAGTTCCAATCCTCTAAAATCCTGTGCTCTCGCGACATGATTGTGCTTGGCTATATCTACTCCGACAATTAAGGTTTCAGAAGTAATTTGAGTGATTTTATGATTTTGGTTATAATTCATTGTGAGACCTCCAAATAGATGTTTTTGTCCTTTTTTAGCTGGCCAGCTTAGGACACATTCATCTTATCAAGAGGTCTTTTTTCGTTCAAACCTCATTTTCAGTTATTACAGGAATGCTGCCCCGTTCGTATTATAAGGTCAGCCAGAAAATATTTCTGGTTGACCATTTTTTATATGGTTTTATTATAACGGTAGCCGGGGCAAAACGTACCTGCTCGTGGGGATAGACCCCGTCAACTAAACAGTTTGCCCCCTACTTGTAGAAACATGATTAGGCTGGTTGGGACGTAGATCTCGTATAACAAGCGAAGCTGTGACACTGCAAGGAGAAATAGGGGTACCGGTAATCCACTAGATCAGGAGGAGATTTAGAATGAATCCAGTCGTTGGTCTGGATATTTCAAAAGGGGAAAGTCAGGTTCAAGCATTTTTGGATAAGGGTAAACCTTATCAAAGGAGTTTTAAAATAACTCATACTGTTGAGGGGCTTAATTTACTTGTAGCGTTTCTTGAGGATGTAAAGAAAGAGTCTGGTCAGAAGCCTTCAGTCGTTTTAGAAGCCACTGGACATTATCAAGCTCCAGTCGTTCATTACTTGGAAGAACGAGGATATTTATTGATTATCATTAATCCATTGATTTCATATAAGGCAAGAGGATCAAGCTTAAGAAAGGTAAAAACAGATGCCATTGATGCCTATCTTCTCTGTGAGTTGTTTTATAAAGAAGAATTAGAGCCATATAAAAAGCGTGGAGTCCAGTTATTGAACCTTCGTAATCTCACAAGACAACATGAAAACATAACTGGCGTTATGGTTCAAACAAAGCTTCAATTTCAGGCAGTGCTTGAACAAGTGTTTCCTGAATATAAAGGAGTTTTTGGAGATTTATATTCTGTGGTGTCACTCTTAACTCTTTCAGAGTTCCCCTCTTCAGAGGACATTTTGAAGGCAAGTGAAGAAGCAATGACAGCAAGGATATTTGAGTTATGCAAGAGTAGATCAATTAAATGGGCAAATGAAAAAGCGATTCAGCTTAAAGCTGCGGCAGCTCGTAACCCTTTTGAAAAGACAGTCTATCAGAGTCATATTTTAAGCCTTGGTATGTATATAAATATTCTTCTTCAGTACAAAGAGCATCTATCAAAGTTAGAGGCAGAGATAGACGCCCTCGCTAAAGAAATTGAAGAATATACGATCCTCAAATCTATCCCAGGTATCGGAGAAAAGATCGCGGCAACGATTATTTCTGAAATTGGTGAGATAGATCGATTTAATAATCCTAAAAAACTTGTAGCTTTCTCTGGAGTTGATCCTAGTGTATTCGAATCCGGTAAGTTTACAGCTACCAAAAATAGAATCACTAAAAGAGGTTCTAGCAGACTTCGACATGCCTTATATATGGCGGTTCGTTGTGCTATTCGTGATTGCCGGAAGTCTAAGACAACTGATGAAATTATCCCTCGAAATAAGAAGCTACGCGTGTTTTATGACAAGAAACGCGAGGAAGGAAAGCCTTATAAGGTAGCCGTCATAGCCTGTGTAAATAAGCTCTTACACTGGATTTTCGCTCTATTAAAGAACAAAATGACTTTCCAAGATATTGTTTAAAATTTATATTTAACTAAAAAGAACAAAACCTTCCAAATGAGAGTCTGAAGGAAGGTTATTTGGTATACCTATTATTAGTATATCACGTATGTTTTTATCTTTTTATTGAAAAATGTTGACAAACTATTAGCTGGTTTAGTTGCATAAGAAAAGGAGCTGCTGATCAGCTCCTGGTAATGAAGTAAAGCACCCTTTAGTTCAAGACAAATTGGGGTACGGCAACGATTCGTTCTTTTTTGGGCCACTCAAAGCTAGGGCAAATTCATTTATTTTGTTGAATTTACCTTAACTTTTTTCTTTAGTGTTCACTTACAACAAAGTTGTTTAATTTTAATATTCCATACATTACACGTAAATGGGACAGTGTTCAAAAAAATAGTTATTTAATTATCTTCACCCTGTACTCATTTTTACAAAAAATAAATAACAATAAAGTCGATTAAATCTGCTTAATCTTCAACAATTGCGCCCGATTCTGGAATATTGAAATATGGAAAGGCTGCTTGATTGATTTAACAACGTTGTGCAGTGAAAGTCGTTTAAAAATAAGCTGTTCAAGGCATATTCTTACGTAAGTAATGGTCTCGATTCTTACCATAAAGTTGTTTCATTTTGCACTGTCAACAAGACTGCATGATGCTAATTTAGGAAATATAGTTGTTTGAAAAAACGGTGGAATGCGGGTTTCTGTGGTCATTAGCCACCTCGAATGTCTGACATATTTTCAGGAAATCTCTTGCATTGAAATTGCTATCGTTTTCTAAGTATGGTTCACGTCAAAGTTACGTTTGTGGGGATCATGTAAGACCTACTAAATGGTAGACAGTTGGTCGATGAAGCAGGAAACTTCCGCCTCTTAGGCGGTGAGTAGTTCACGTATTCAAAACAGGTATTGTTTATTTCACCCGAAGCACTATTTTTCCCTTGGATGTCCGATTTTCGATACTCTCATGAGCTTTTGCTACTTCAGATAAATCCAGTACTTCTGTTACATCGACCTTCACTTCGCCACTTGCCACATAAGAAAGGGCTTTTCGTGCTGCTTGTGCAACGATTTTTGGATGGTACACACTTAGTAACTGTAGATTAAATCCAAGGACTGCTTTACTACTAAACCAAAGTTCATTCGCAGATGGGGTAACATCTACTGCTTCACTTGCATTGCCCATGACAACCAATCGTCCTAATGGGGACAAGAGAGATAATCCTGTTGTTCTGGCTTCTCCTCCTACTTGATCAATGACAATATCTATACCACTACCTGCAATAGTTTGTGCATATTCGTCTCGTAAATAAACTTCGTCATAGCCTAAACTTTTGGCATATGCTACTTTTTGTTTGCTTCCTACTACTCCAATCACCCTACCTGCTCCAAGGGCACGGGCCATTTGCCCGATCGCACTTCCTACTCCACCAGCGGCAGCATGTACCAGTACCGTTTCGCCTTTTTGTAAATGTGCCACACTGGATAAAATCATCATCGCGGTCGTTACATTGGATGGATATGTTGCTGCTACTCGCATATCTACAGTTTTTGTTTCTTGATCCAACGGGATAACCAAATCCTCACTCACTTTCACTACCTCTGCATATCCACCTCCATTTACAATTGTTAGAGCTGCAACAGGTTGACCTACTCTTACTCCCGTTACTCCTTCACCGATTTCTCGAATTGTTCCAGATACCTCAATTCCCGGAACAAATGGAAGCGTTAAATCCTCTACAACACCTTTGCGAAATAATACCTCCGCATAGTTAACACCTGCATAAGCAACATCAATTGTTACTTCTCCAATCCCAGGTTGTGGAGTTGCTACTTCTTTCTGTGTAAGTACGGATGCTTCTCCAAATTGTGGAATGATAATAGCCTTCATTTTTTCTCTTTCCCCTTTCGCTTGCCTGATAATTACTAGGCATTTTTTGTTTATTTTCTTTTCTATGATTTTATTCTAATAGCTACCAATATTATTACGAGTTTTTCGTTATACTAGTATTATCAGTAACACCTTAAGGAGAGAAATCTGGATGGAAAACAGAAATATAAAAGTGCTTGGGGAGTTTTTAAAGTCACGACGAGCAAAGATTTCTCCTGATGGGCTACATGTTTCGACTGGAATGAGAAAACGAATTTTTTAAATAGAAGCATTATAAACAAGAGCTGATTTTCTCCTAACTGGCTCTAAATATGATTGTTGGCTGCCTACACCTAAAATGTTTTTAATGGTTCTGCAACGGACTAACATTCTTACACCTATGTTAGTTTGAATTTTTTTACGTACTATCATGCCTTTATTGTCACTTTAAGAGGTAATTTGCGCTTATTTTAAGTGTTATTTTAAGATGCCTCATATTCCCCAACCCTTAATTCAATAAATTTACATTTACCATTTTACGCTAATTCTGTTAAAAAACATATCCCTTATTGAACTATCCTCCCTCAATAAACTAAACACAATCTCACGATTGCTCTAGAATTCTTAGGATTTCATAGTCATATCATTAACCGTTATCTATGTAAGCTCGGCATTACTCCTCAAGGATAGGGATTTATCGAAAAAAGTGTATGCTAAACTAGCCAATTATAGGAAAAAATTGGTTTAAGCAATGTTATGATCGCACTTTTGGATATCCACATGTCTCATGGAGGTCAACCCTCCCATGTCTCACAGAGTCGATGCTCCTACATTCCTTCGTTCAACCTTTCCATGAGGTGGATGTCGGTCATGCTGCCCCACAGGATCTAAGTCCTCACGTTAGTTGCTTTGCCGACTAATCCGTGCTTCACTTTTAAATGAGTGTTAATTAAATGACCGTGTAACCTTAAAATTCAATGAACTATGCGACTGTTTGATGTACTACAAATGTTGCCATATGAGGGATATCCTTTAACATCTTGTCTTCTTGAAACGTAAATTGTTTTTTACCGATTGAAAACAGAATTCGAATAAGCTTGTTACACAAGGCTATCAGAGATTGCATTTTCTTTAAGGGATTGTGAGAACGTGTTGTGTAATATATATGAAGAGCTTTAAAAGCCTTGTTCTTTGCCACCAGTATCATGGCTGCCCGGAATAAGAGAGCCCTCAATTTCTTTCGTCCCCGTTTGGTAATCTTGGTCTGTCCTTTGTGCTTTCCGGATGTGTTTTCTTTTAAACTTAAACCTGCTAATTTTACGATTTGGCGAGGATGTTGATAGTCTCTGAGGTCGCCGACCTCTGCGAAAAACCCTGCTACTGTATCTCGACCGATTCCTGACACCTCTAACATCTGTGTGACACCTGGGATATGGTCTAATAACTGATCTAATTGATGATCTAATTCTTCGAATTTCACTTGAATAAAATCATACTTCTCTAGTAAAGCTCTCAACTCTAATTTTGCCATAGCTGCCCCTTGACGAATACCAATCGAACGATTGGCTGCTTCTTTGAGTGCTCGTATCTTCTTTAAGCCTATACTGCGTTTTACCACTTGTCTTAAGGAAAGTAAGAGCTCTTCATCCGTATAATTTACAAGTTGATGTGGCAAGGCTTCTAGCTTTAGAAAATGAATAGCTGCCTTGCCTTCCCAACTTTTGAACACTGTCAAAAATTCGGGAAAGTAACGATCAAGCCAGTTATGAACTTGTCCCTGAACGACCTGTAAGTCAACGTTGAGAAGATCGCGAAGTTTTTTGGCCACTCGGAGTTCTGCATAAATTCCTTGTGGAATTGTTGGTTCGGCATATCTTCCGTCTTTGACTAATTGTGCGATGACTTTTGCATCTTTCACGTCATTCTTTGTAGGTGAATTATCGTCTAATTCTTTACTTCGTTTAACATGTAGTGGATTGACAGATACGAACTTAATATTATTCTCTTTTAGAAGATGAGCTAGATTTAACCAGTAGTGACCGGTTGGCTCCATGCCTACAATCACTTGATTTAACTTACACTCTTTAACAAGTTGGTTAATCCAATCTAGAAACGAATGAAATCCTGCTTTCGTATTTTCAAAGAAACACGTTTTACCCAGTTCCAATCCTCTAAAATCCTGTGCTCTCGCGACATGATTGTGCTTGGCTATATCTACTCCGACAATTAAGGTTTCAGAAGTAATTTGAGTGATTTTATGATTTTGGTTATAATTCATTGTGAGACCTCCAAATAGATGTTTTTGTCCTTTTTTAGCTGGCCAGCTTAGGACACATTCATCTTATCAAGAGGTCTTTTTTCGTTCAAACCTCATTTTCAGTTATTACAGGAATGCTGCCCCTTTAGTTCCATAAGAAAAGAGCTGCCTTAAAACAGCTCCGATCTTCAGCTAACGCACCCGTTAGTTGAATAACTTGGAAATCCATAAACGGTCTGATGTATTAAATAAACCTAAAACACTCATAGCGACTTTCTCAAATTCTTCTTCTGTTTTTGCATTCTCAAAATCAAACCATATCCCATCTTCATCTTCCGATTCTGCTCCTAACCTTAAACGTTTGTATATATGATGGGCAGTAACTTTGTTAGGTGGGATTTGTTCACCCCAATACATTGTTACACCTTCTGTTGGGCAAGTCGCCAATTCAACAATAAATGAACCACCCCATCTGTTGAATTGGAAAGTAATTAAATCTATATTATTTTCATTTTTTCTTCTTAAGTGAGGTAATGAGCCTTTAAATTCTAGCTTTCTTAAAACTGGTATCACAACTTTTTTCAAGGCATTATCCATCATTTTTCTTTCATTCGAAGCCATTTTTTCTTTCTCCTTCCTTTTGTTGTTCAACTAACCTGCCCCGTAGTTCCATAAAGAAAGAGCTGCCTTAAGACAGCTCCGATCTACCAGCTAACGCACCCGTTTTTTTTTAAGAACTAAATCTTTATAACTAAAAGTTGTCTATCATTTACTTCGACATCGTTCATATCACAGTTATTCAATGTTATTGTTTTATCTAATTCTATATCTCTTTCTTCCAATTCTTCACCATCCAAACAAGTATACATCTCACAAACGTCTCCACTTACAAGGTGTTTCCTTAAAAACGCACATAGTGCTTCCATATCCTTAATTGTTTTTCGATAATTATGTGGCGATGTCACCTTTAAATATCCATCGAATAAAATAGCTCCCCCGCCATTAGTATCAACTTGGTATATATATTTAGAAGAGATATGTTTTCTTATATTCTCCATACCTTCAGCAGGATCTGAAAAAAAAGTCTCATCAATCAAGCCTAATTCTTCAGTTTCATATTTTTCACCGATAGGCAATTTATGATTACAGCCTAGATAATTTACATAAGTCATTTTGATTTCTCCTCCTTGTCTACCTACACTATACTAAAAAATAGTTCTTCAACTAACCTGCCCCGATACGATAGTTGCATAAAGAAAAAGCTGCCTTAAAGACAGCTCCGATCTTCAGCTAACGCACCCGTTAGCTCATTAAGAATTGTGTATTAGAATTAATTCAGTTATATTTTTCTGCGCATTACCTTTACTATTAGTGCGAATAAAACTATACCAGTTAAAGAACCCACAGCATATGACCAAGAGAAGTAGTTAAAGGGAAAATAAACCATTATCATAACGGCAAAATATCCTGCTGAAAAAACTATTATATATTTTTTCAATTCCATCTCCTTCATCTCCTAAAATATTACATACATTCTATCATAAAGCAATTTTTCTTTTTCAACAATCCTGCCCCGATAGTTGCATAAGAAAAAGCTGCCTTAAAGACAGCTCTGTTCTTCAGCTAACGCACCCGTTAGTTCATTAAAAAAATCGATTCTTATTAAAGAATCACGCCCGTTTGCTGAATAAGATTTTTCTATCTTATTCTAAAAGACTTGCCACTGAATCTGTGTACGCTTCTACCCATTTAGAAAATGGAAGTTCGTTATCCCAAGTGACCATATTCATTGCTTTTGCACAACCCCAATCTAAAACCCGTTGATGAAGCATATGTACTTTAATACGTTTTTTTAAATCCTCTTTTTCTTCTAATTCACGACAATACACATTGACTAAATGCTTTGCAATTTTACGTTCATTGTTATCTAAATAATATGTAATCATCTTTATTAGATCTGAAATAGGGTCTGCAAAATAAGAATTCGTAAAATCAAATACACCACTTATTTCCCATCCACTGTCCCCTAAATATATCAAGAAGTTCCCAGGCTTAAAATCACCCATTACAAAAGTTGAAGAGGATAAATTATCAAGTGCCTCTTTGGATTCGTCCAATAAAGTTCCTACCCATTCAAAATCCTTTTCCGTTATTTCTGAATATTTTTTTGCATCTTCCAACCAAAACTTTATTCTATTGAAAAGCCATTGAGTATAGGTATCCTTAAAGGGAATAATGTCGAATTTTTCGGTATTAAGTTCACCAAATTCGTTTACTTTCCAAATTACATTTCTTCATGAACTATCCTGCCCCGATAGTTGCATAAACAAAAAGCTGCATTAAAGAAAGCTCTGATCTTCAGCTAACGCATCCGTTAGTTCTATAAGGGGTAGCTTCAGGAAAATACGGATACAATGTTAAGGAAATTCCGATATTAAAAAGCCCAATTTCTCAGCATTAAAATTGAGAAATTGGGCTTTTTTCGTTACTCCATTAAAGCGCCCTTTAACGGAACAATTCTATTCGTCATTCAACAGTTTCATAATCAACCTTCGTTGTAAACTGCTTATTGGTTTAACTTGAATTGCACCCTCTCAGCTCTTTAAACTCCCTCAACTGGGCTCCTGCTGATATTCCGAAGGTCAATAACTGCTTCAACAATAAAGATAAATTACTTACTTACTTTTAAAAGAAACTGATCGATACGTTCTTTTTGCCGTAAGTGGTGCCGGAAATGCATTTCGATTAGCTGAAAATATTCCTCTGCATTTAAATATCCCATTCTTCGGTGCTGAACTTTCTGGCGGTCCGGAATGTCAGAGAGCTTTCTCTCTATTTCTTGCATTTTCTCAATGATTTGAAGCAGTCCTTCCTTTACTTCTTCTTTTCCTGTAGGATTTGGCGGTGTGAAATCCGGTGTATCCGGACCTTTTAACCTGATTGGAGGAAACGTTCCTTCTTTGAAAATCGATTCGCCTATTTCTGTTTTTTTACCGCCATCGGAAGTGGTGCCATTAGCACATTGCTTAATGGCTTTCAAATGAAGATAAAGGGTGCCATTTATTAAATGATTGTACATTTGTCCTAATGACCATTCATCCTCAGAAGGCTTCCTCGTAAACTCATCTAGCGAATATTTACTTAACTCTTCAATATAGTATGTAGCCACCTGTTCGAATCGCTTAGATATCTCTTTTGTATCCAATAGATCTCCCACTTTCTTTATAATTTTCTTTCTCCTTAATGTTGAGTAGTACGTCCCAATGCTAAACTAAATAACATCTTCTGACATTAACTTCGACTTACTTACAAATAATCCCTTCTCTTTTATTCAAGAAAATGGCCCAATTGTTGAATAAAGGTCAAAGAGCAATCTTCAACTATCCTGCCCCGAAAGTTCATTAAGCAAAAAAGCCACCACATGGCAGCTCTGGATCTCAACTAACGCACCTGTTTGTTCAACAAGAATATCAAATTACAAAAATTCATAGTAATTATCTAATAATTCTTCGCTACCTTTTTCTGCTTCTTTCTCATCCATTTCCTTATCTTCTAGCCATTGTTGATAATGGATTATCTCATGAGCCATGCTACGTAAAATTGCCCATAAAGCATCATTTTTTCCTCTTTCTGAAACTAATTCTTCATAATCTCCTGTTGCAATTCTTATGTAAGGTTCAACAGTTTTATCATAAGGTGCAAAAAAAGTAGCACTTGCCAGTTCTTTTGTATCTCTGGTTTTAAGTTGATAATCCGTTTTTAGATATACAACAACTCTTATAGGAAATTCCATATATGTACGTAACCAAACCGCAAAGCTTAAACAAGCTCGTTTTACTGATGGATTTACATCCTTTTCACACCTGACTCTTAATCCTGAGCGCAGATATTGCACATCACTTGTGGTCATACCTAATCACCTTTAGTTTCATTTTATTGCATAATTCACTATCTTACCGAAATTTCCTTCTCCCACTAACCTGCCCCGTTAGTGCCATAAGAAAAAGCTGCCTTAAAGACAGCTCCGATCTTCAGCTAACGCACCCGTTAGTTCAAGAACAAAAAATTAGTCAGCACTTAGATGTTTGTTCTAAGTATGTAAAGTAAAATTTCAAAGCTGTACAGTAAGTCTTTAAAGTATTGCTGCTACTTTCCTTGTTATGGAGGTATTTCATATACTTTGCAACAGAATCAAAAGGCAACCCATTTGTATCCAGTAGAAGAAAAGCTTTTCTATTGTCAACAGATATCTCTTCCACTCTCATGTGAACAACCTCCCATTAATTATTATCTTTAATAGTATTTCTACCTATATTCACTACCATTATTGTTGTTTTTAAGGTCCTCGAACCTAACGGTTCTGCGGAGTGCTATCCTCGCACCGAGACTATGTCCCTCAACAACAAAACAAATGTTCTAATATGCATTTCCATATTAAACCTTTTAAACCATATTTTCAATCATTATTTATTTAATCAATTATGTAATAAAAAAAGGATAATTAGTCCTCATAATAGACTAACTATCCTATGAATTATTATCTTAATTTAAACTTATCCCTGTCTCTCTTTCGATTAATCAATCATGAAAATTCGTTCCATCTGTCACCTCTTTAACAATGCCAGCATTTATGACAAAGTCACCGAAATGCTCTCCTTGCTGTCTTTCTTTCGCATAACGGGAAAGAAGTACACGCAGCTCTTTTAATATCTCTTCTTCACCGATGTTTTCACGGTACATTTTGCTTAATCGGCTTCCGTCGAATGCAGCACCGAGATACATGTTATATTTGCCAGGTGCCTTACCGATAAAACCAATTTCCCCGAGTGCATGTCGGGCACATCCATTCGGACAACCGGTCATGCGAATCGTGATTTCTTCGTTCCTCAGCCCGTTTTCATCAACGATGGTCTCGACTTTATCAAGCAGAACCGGCAAATAACGCTCTGCTTCGGCCATTGCCAACCCGCATGTTGGAAGCGACACGCATGCAATCGAGCTGCGTCGGAGCGCCGAATGATGTGCACCATCCGTCAAACCGTATGTTTCAAGCAATTCTATGATCTTTTTCTTTTTCTGACTTGACACATCTGCAATGATCAGATTTTGATTGGCCGTCAAACGGAAATCACCCGTATGGATTTTTGCGATTTCGCGCAAACCGGTCATAAGCTTGTAGTCATTGATATCGGCAATTCGGCCACCCTCGACAAATAGTGTAAAATGCCATTTTCCTTGCATGCCTTTTACCCATCCATAACGGTCACCATTATTATCAAAATGATAAGTTCTCGCTTCCTCTAGCTTCCATCCTAAACGATTTTCCAGTTCAGCCTTTACAGGTTCGAGCCCAAGCCTGTCAACCGTATACTTGAACCGTGCATTTTTCCGTACGGATCGGTTTCCGTAATCCCGCTGAATCGTAATGACTTTTTCAGCCACATCCAGTATTTTGTCTGGCTGGCAAAAGCCGATTACCTTAGCTAGTTGGGGATATGTCGCCTTGTCACCGTGGGTCATTCCCATACCGCCGCCGATCGCCACATTAAATCCAACGAGTTTTCCATTTTCAACAATTGCTATGAAGCCAAGATCTTGGGAGTAAACATCAATGTCATTGGATGGAGGGACGGCAATGCCTATTTTAAATTTCCTTGGCAAATAAAGCTTTCCGTACATTGGTTCGACTTCCTCCACTTCAGGAGTACCAACCACTTTTTCTTCATCCAGCCAGATTTCATGATACGCCCTTGTACGCGGCAATAGATAATCACTCAATTTTTTCGACCATTCATATACTTCGGAATGGATTTCGGATTGAAATGGAATCGAATTGCACATTACATTCCGGTTTACATCTCCGCATGCAGCGATTGTATCAAGCATGGAAGCATGGATTTCCTGAATGGTTTTTTTCATATTCCATTTTAAAATACCATGCATTTGAAACGTCTGCCTTGTTGTCAATTTTAAGGTTCCGTTACCGTATTTCTGAGCAAGGTGATCCATAACAAGCCATTGAGATGGCTGGGCAACCCCGCCTGCCATACGGACACGCAACATAAATTGATAAGCAGGCTCCAGTTTTTGTTTTTGACGCTCATTGCGTAGATCTCGATCATCCTGCAAATAGCTGCCGTGATGTTTCATTAGTCGATTGTCATCATCCGGAATACCGGCGCTGATCCGTTCCTGCATCACTTCTCCAAGTGTACCTCGCAAATAATCGCTTTTTTCTTTAATTTGCTCAACATCACTAGGCGCGCCTTCTGGTGCTTTCAATAGTGGGTTCACCATGTTGTTATCTCCTTTTCATCCAAATTTTAGTACACATCACGTTGATAGCGTTTATTCTGTTGCATTTCTTCAAGATAAGCTTGAGCATCAGCATGGCTCATATTGCCTTCTTTTTCAATGATCT
This window encodes:
- a CDS encoding aminoglycoside phosphotransferase family protein, whose product is MEDAKKYSEITEKDFEWVGTLLDESKEALDNLSSSTFVMGDFKPGNFLIYLGDSGWEISGVFDFTNSYFADPISDLIKMITYYLDNNERKIAKHLVNVYCRELEEKEDLKKRIKVHMLHQRVLDWGCAKAMNMVTWDNELPFSKWVEAYTDSVASLLE
- a CDS encoding DUF4304 domain-containing protein, translated to MASNERKMMDNALKKVVIPVLRKLEFKGSLPHLRRKNENNIDLITFQFNRWGGSFIVELATCPTEGVTMYWGEQIPPNKVTAHHIYKRLRLGAESEDEDGIWFDFENAKTEEEFEKVAMSVLGLFNTSDRLWISKLFN
- a CDS encoding DinB family protein, which encodes MDTKEISKRFEQVATYYIEELSKYSLDEFTRKPSEDEWSLGQMYNHLINGTLYLHLKAIKQCANGTTSDGGKKTEIGESIFKEGTFPPIRLKGPDTPDFTPPNPTGKEEVKEGLLQIIEKMQEIERKLSDIPDRQKVQHRRMGYLNAEEYFQLIEMHFRHHLRQKERIDQFLLKVSK
- a CDS encoding quinone oxidoreductase family protein, encoding MKAIIIPQFGEASVLTQKEVATPQPGIGEVTIDVAYAGVNYAEVLFRKGVVEDLTLPFVPGIEVSGTIREIGEGVTGVRVGQPVAALTIVNGGGYAEVVKVSEDLVIPLDQETKTVDMRVAATYPSNVTTAMMILSSVAHLQKGETVLVHAAAGGVGSAIGQMARALGAGRVIGVVGSKQKVAYAKSLGYDEVYLRDEYAQTIAGSGIDIVIDQVGGEARTTGLSLLSPLGRLVVMGNASEAVDVTPSANELWFSSKAVLGFNLQLLSVYHPKIVAQAARKALSYVASGEVKVDVTEVLDLSEVAKAHESIENRTSKGKIVLRVK
- a CDS encoding IS110 family transposase yields the protein MNPVVGLDISKGESQVQAFLDKGKPYQRSFKITHTVEGLNLLVAFLEDVKKESGQKPSVVLEATGHYQAPVVHYLEERGYLLIIINPLISYKARGSSLRKVKTDAIDAYLLCELFYKEELEPYKKRGVQLLNLRNLTRQHENITGVMVQTKLQFQAVLEQVFPEYKGVFGDLYSVVSLLTLSEFPSSEDILKASEEAMTARIFELCKSRSIKWANEKAIQLKAAAARNPFEKTVYQSHILSLGMYINILLQYKEHLSKLEAEIDALAKEIEEYTILKSIPGIGEKIAATIISEIGEIDRFNNPKKLVAFSGVDPSVFESGKFTATKNRITKRGSSRLRHALYMAVRCAIRDCRKSKTTDEIIPRNKKLRVFYDKKREEGKPYKVAVIACVNKLLHWIFALLKNKMTFQDIV
- a CDS encoding IS110 family transposase, translating into MNYNQNHKITQITSETLIVGVDIAKHNHVARAQDFRGLELGKTCFFENTKAGFHSFLDWINQLVKECKLNQVIVGMEPTGHYWLNLAHLLKENNIKFVSVNPLHVKRSKELDDNSPTKNDVKDAKVIAQLVKDGRYAEPTIPQGIYAELRVAKKLRDLLNVDLQVVQGQVHNWLDRYFPEFLTVFKSWEGKAAIHFLKLEALPHQLVNYTDEELLLSLRQVVKRSIGLKKIRALKEAANRSIGIRQGAAMAKLELRALLEKYDFIQVKFEELDHQLDQLLDHIPGVTQMLEVSGIGRDTVAGFFAEVGDLRDYQHPRQIVKLAGLSLKENTSGKHKGQTKITKRGRKKLRALLFRAAMILVAKNKAFKALHIYYTTRSHNPLKKMQSLIALCNKLIRILFSIGKKQFTFQEDKMLKDIPHMATFVVHQTVA